One Cryptomeria japonica chromosome 9, Sugi_1.0, whole genome shotgun sequence genomic window carries:
- the LOC131046105 gene encoding protein NO VEIN, giving the protein MATPREHIEEIRRNKFSIGGEENPLTEDLHHAARNLSAELYTKDVHFLMELIQNAEDNEYEPGVEPSLEFVVTSRDVTGVGASATLLVFNNEKGFTPRNIESLCSVGRSTKKGKRQGGYIGEKGIGFKSVFLVTNQPYIFSNGYKIRFNEIPPSDSGVKIGYIVPEWIDKPNIEDLKRIYSSNSQSQGEFPSTVIVLPLRPEKVEGVKDQLANIHPEVILFMSKIKRLSVREDGQNQNPRVNAVSVSQEIAFQNVKKEGSESFILHLSAEENGEPNGECSYYMWRQRFPVKTNNRVEERKDIDNWVITLAFPREDRVTRGNRVGADIYAFLPTEIVTGLPFIIQADFLLPSSRESILWDNKWNQGILDCIPSAFCEAFLSLLNSVTGAPPSARSYCFRYLPISIPSYLQLRRIREDIQAKLKTEEVILCEPGNAYCTPIRARKIVAGFRKILEAATGEGLEKPSALWSTGVFIIHSCLDDNSSSLEFLGVGSVPDDWYSTCIRSTPGWLANLSQDLYVQLLCFFVEHWNSEIPSSLQQLPIFKYGNSSYGVGWASLLDMSSKGSKIYFSSEEREIAWLARWNKELGNAAHYKFMPNATQVAMKNLSPYERSRLQEWLDRCAKITQLSVTSFGRQLLDEAKASTSKEFLIRVAHFFHFSYVNDYMDSAQMLTLCKELPLVNSSGSIILASSCKAKLVPASMGEWHKLIGDNPWAAQGIVALSSAYMKANANASGLRGEREDELDLFVRNKLGAVDIPTLKPLMLHCLHFSLPLQKIKLFCF; this is encoded by the exons ATGGCGACTCCCCGTGAGCATATTGAAGAGATAAGAAGAAACAAATTTTCCATAGGTGGAGAGGAAAACCCACTTACAGAAGATCTTCATCATGCTGCTAGAAATCTCTCAGCAGAACTCTACACCAAGGATGTCCATTTTCTCATGGAGCTCATACAG AATGCAGAAGACAATGAGTATGAACCTGGTGTTGAGCCATCACTGGAATTTGTGGTTACGAGCAGAGATGTGACTGGTGTGGGTGCCTCTGCTACTCTGTTGGTGTTTAACAATGAGAAGGGCTTCACTCCCCGAAACATCGAATCCCTCTGCAGTGTCGGACGATCCACCAAGAAGGGTAAAAGACAGGGAGGTTACATTGGAGAGAAAG GGATTGGGTTCAAGAGTGTTTTCTTGGTCACAAACCAGCCGTATATTTTCAGCAACGGGTATAAAATTCGATTCAATGAAATCCCTCCATCTGATTCTGGGGTCAAAATTGGGTATATAGTTCCAGAGTGGATCGACAAACCAAATATTGAAGATCTCAAAAGGATATATAGTAGCAATAGCCAAAGCCAGGGTGAGTTCCCTAGTACTGTTATAGTTCTCCCTTTACGCCCAGAGAAGGTGGAAGGAGTGAAGGACCAGCTTGCTAACATTCATCCAGAAGTCATTCTGTTTATGTCCAAAATTAAAAGACTCTCCGTTCGTGAAGATGGCCAAAATCAGAATCCCCGGGTGAATGCAGTCTCTGTGTCCCAGGAAATAGCATTTCAGAATGTGAAGAAAGAGGGAAGTGAATCATTTATTCTCCATCTATCGGCAGAGGAAAATGGGGAACCGAATGGAGAATGCAGTTATTACATGTGGAGGCAGCGATTTCCAGTGAAAACGAACAATCGGGTAGAGGAGAGAAAGGACATTGACAATTGGGTGATAACACTTGCTTTTCCCCGGGAAGATCGAGTTACCAGAGGCAACAGGGTAGGTGCTGATATTTATGCCTTTCTTCCCACTGAAATAGTCACTGGATTGCCATTCATAATTCAAGCAGATTTTTTGTTGCCGTCCTCAAGAGAAAGCATTCTTTGGGACAACAAGTGGAATCAAGGGATTCTAGACTGTATTCCCTCAGCATTTTGTGAAGCTTTTCTCTCTCTCTTGAATAGTGTGACAGGTGCTCCTCCTTCTGCGAGGTCATATTGTTTCAGGTACCTCCCCATTAGTATACCTTCTTATCTGCAGCTAAGAAGAATTCGGGAAGACATCCAAGCCAAGCTCAAGACAGAAGAAGTCATCTTATGTGAACCTGGAAATGCCTATTGCACGCCCATTCGAGCTCGCAAAATAGTTGCAGGATTCAGAAAAATATTAGAAGCAGCAACCGGAGAAGGCCTGGAAAAGCCCAGTGCCCTGTGGTCTACTGGAGTATTCATAATACACTCGTGCCTTGACGACAACTCGAGTTCTCTGGAATTCTTGGGAGTGGGCTCTGTGCCCGATGACTGGTACTCCACATGTATTCGAAGTACCCCTGGTTGGCTTGCCAATCTCTCTCAAGATTTATATGTGCAACTCCTTTGCTTTTTTGTTGAACATTGGAACAGTGAAATTCCAAGCTCTCTCCAACAATTACCTATTTTTAAGTATGGCAATTCCTCCTATGGTGTAGGGTGGGCAAGTTTGTTGGATATGTCTTCTAAGGGAAGCAAAATATACTTTTCCTCGGAAGAAAGAGAGATTGCATGGTTGGCAAGGTGGAATAAAGAGCTGGGAAATGCTGCACATTACAAATTCATGCCAAATGCAACGCAGGTGGCCATGAAGAATTTGAGCCCTTATGAACGGTCAAGATTGCAGGAATGGCTAGATCGATGTGCTAAGATCACTCAACTTTCTGTTACAAGTTTTGGTAGGCAGCTTTTGGATGAAGCTAAGGCATCTACAAGTAAGGAATTCCTGATCCGTGTGGCTCACTTTTTTCATTTTTCGTATGTCAATGACTATATGGATTCAGCACAGATGCTCACTTTGTGCAAAGAATTGCCTCTAGTTAATAGCTCGGGATCCATAATATTAGCAAGTAGTTGCAAAGCCAAACTTGTGCCTGCATCTATGGGCGAGTGGCACAAGCTGATAGGAGACAATCCATGGGCTGCACAAGGGATTGTTGCACTGTCATCTGCTTACATGAAAGCAAATGCCAATGCCAGTGGACTAAGAGGGGAAAGGGAAGATGAACTTGACTTGTTTGTGAGAAATAAGCTTGGAGCAGTGGACATTCCCACGCTAAAACCCCTAATGCTCCATTGCCTGCACTTTTCTCTCCCATTACAGAAGATCAAGTTGTTCTGCTTTTAG
- the LOC131858151 gene encoding protein NO VEIN-like: MATPREHIEEIRRDKFSIGGKENPLTEDLHHAVKHLSAELYTKDVHFLMELIQNAEDNEYEPDVEPSLEFVVTSRDVTGVGAPATLLVFNNEKGFTPRNIVSLCSVGQSTKKGKRQGGYIGEKGIGFKSVFLVTSQPYIFSNGYKIRFNEIPPSDSGVKIGYIVPEWIDKPNIEDLKRIYSSQSQGELPNTAIVLPLRPEKVDGVKEQLANIHPEVILFMSKIKRLSVREDGQNQNPRVHAVCVSQEIAFQDVKKEGSESFTLHLSAEENGKSNGECSYYMWRQRFPVKSNNRVEERSDIDNWVITLAFPLEDRVTTGNRVGAGVYAFLPTEIVTNLPFIIQADFLLASSRESILWDNKWNQGILDCIPSAFL, from the exons ATGGCGACTCCCAGAGAGCATATTGAGGAGATTAGAAGAGATAAATTTTCCATAGGTGGGAAAGAAAACCCCCTTACAGAAGATCTCCATCATGCGGTTAAACATCTCTCAGCAGAACTATACACTAAGGATGTGCATTTTCTAATGGAACTCATACAG AATGCAGAAGACAATGAGTATGAACCTGATGTTGAACCATCACTGGAATTTGTGGTAACGAGCAGAGATGTGACTGGTGTGGGTGCCCCTGCTACCCTTTTGGTGTTTAACAATGAGAAGGGCTTCACTCCCCGAAACATTGTATCCCTCTGCAGTGTTGGACAGTCCACAAAAAAGGGTAAAAGACAGGGAGGTTACATTGGAGAGAAAG gAATTGGATTCAAGAGCGTTTTCTTGGTCACCAGTCAGCCTTATATTTTCAGCAATGGATACAAAATTCGATTCAATGAAATCCCTCCATCTGATTCTGGGGTCAAAATTGGGTATATTGTTCCAGAATGGATCGACAAACCAAATATTGAAGATCTCAAAAGGATATATAGTAGTCAATCCCAAGGTGAGCTTCCCAATACTGCTATAGTTCTCCCTTTACGCCCTGAGAAGGTGGATGGTGTGAAGGAACAGCTTGCTAACATTCATCCAGAAGTCATTTTGTTTATGTCTAAAATCAAAAGACTCTCCGTCCGTGAAGATGGCCAAAATCAAAATCCACGCGTTCATGCAGTCTGTGTGTCCCAGGAAATAGCATTTCAGGATGTGAAGAAAGAGGGAAGTGAATCCTTTACTCTCCATCTATCGGCAGAGGAAAATGGGAAATCTAATGGGGAATGCAGTTATTACATGTGGAGGCAAAGATTTCCAGTGAAATCGAACAACAGGGTAGAGGAGAGAAGCGACATTGACAATTGGGTAATAACACTTGCTTTTCCCCTTGAAGATCGAGTTACCACAGGCAATAGGGTAGGTGCTGGTGTTTATGCCTTTCTTCCCACAGAAATAGTCACCAACTTGCCCTTCATAATTCAAGCAGATTTTTTGTTAGCATCTTCGAGGGAAAGTATTCTTTGGGATAACAAGTGGAATCAAGGGATACTTGACTGCATTCCCTCAGCATTTTTGTGA